From Pirellulales bacterium, the proteins below share one genomic window:
- a CDS encoding dockerin type I repeat-containing protein, whose product MTKRLLLKRGFAPVAVIVGLLASSARADIGWVIQPSQSSVVFSGSIGDVVFNYTDGTLGSEVDYQNGPLAGQPEWIQRYDGVPQALSQFSNINQDPNWGPYTNQGFTNSAQTSSSGTFTTVGNNFLQSLNFGAEPTVTTLANFHPTTQFTQSGNYYPNANGTAITGIYSAATPAQVGLTFAGAAGANIFATGTPAQQATYGTVLSPTPGGGPLDVGRGPNGTGDAGVAVLTNTAGYANSDGNSVTPTATGAFDATGLKFSGALAFSANVKTDNGANINAAFTQSLYFTLAGGLATIGNSLAGATGQFSRGPGGTYLMSVPYQASISFGSRGSDQGALNGQPDPGNPGHTYGPEIGTAIFLDLSFTAHFTAQATIAPGDANFDGIVNSQDLAAVSSNWLASDPNNPHTSPSLDPNSLLSGDVNGDGIVNSQDLALISSNWLGSTPPPSGSASANAAAVPEPGTWILLGIGGILLAIRRRIV is encoded by the coding sequence ATGACCAAACGACTTCTGTTGAAGCGAGGTTTTGCACCAGTTGCAGTTATCGTGGGCTTGCTGGCTTCGTCGGCGCGTGCCGATATTGGGTGGGTGATTCAGCCTTCGCAAAGTTCGGTCGTCTTTTCCGGCTCGATCGGCGACGTGGTCTTCAACTACACCGATGGAACGTTGGGGAGCGAAGTCGATTACCAGAATGGTCCTCTTGCCGGTCAGCCCGAGTGGATTCAGAGGTATGACGGCGTCCCCCAGGCGCTGAGCCAGTTCAGCAACATCAACCAGGACCCGAATTGGGGCCCCTACACCAACCAGGGCTTCACCAATTCGGCCCAGACCTCTTCCTCGGGAACGTTTACGACGGTCGGCAATAACTTTCTTCAGTCGCTGAATTTCGGCGCAGAACCGACGGTAACGACCCTTGCCAATTTCCACCCCACGACGCAATTTACCCAAAGCGGCAATTACTATCCGAACGCCAATGGAACGGCGATTACCGGCATTTACTCGGCCGCCACGCCGGCACAAGTGGGGCTCACCTTCGCCGGCGCCGCGGGAGCAAACATCTTTGCCACGGGCACGCCGGCACAGCAGGCAACGTACGGAACCGTTTTGAGTCCGACGCCCGGGGGCGGGCCGCTTGATGTCGGCCGTGGCCCGAACGGTACGGGAGATGCCGGCGTCGCGGTGCTGACCAATACGGCCGGTTATGCCAACAGCGACGGCAACAGCGTGACGCCGACCGCGACCGGTGCGTTCGACGCGACCGGCCTTAAGTTCTCGGGCGCCCTGGCCTTCTCGGCGAACGTCAAGACGGACAATGGCGCCAATATCAACGCGGCCTTTACGCAGTCGCTGTACTTCACTCTCGCCGGAGGCTTGGCCACGATCGGCAATAGCCTCGCGGGCGCGACCGGGCAATTCAGCCGCGGTCCGGGGGGCACGTACCTGATGTCGGTCCCTTATCAGGCAAGCATTTCCTTTGGTTCCCGGGGTAGTGACCAGGGGGCCCTCAATGGCCAGCCCGACCCAGGCAATCCCGGCCACACCTACGGGCCGGAGATCGGCACGGCCATATTTCTGGATTTAAGTTTCACCGCCCACTTCACCGCCCAGGCGACGATCGCGCCGGGGGACGCCAATTTCGACGGAATCGTCAATAGCCAGGATCTGGCGGCGGTTTCCAGCAACTGGCTGGCTAGTGATCCCAATAATCCGCACACGAGCCCGTCGCTCGATCCCAATAGCCTCCTTTCGGGCGACGTGAATGGCGACGGTATCGTCAACAGCCAGGACTTGGCTCTGATTTCCAGCAATTGGCTCGGCTCGACGCCGCCGCCGTCGGGTAGCGCCAGTGCCAATGCCGCCGCGGTGCCGGAACCAGGGACTTGGATCTTGCTAGGAATTGGCGGAATATTGCTTGCAATCCGTCGCAGGATAGTGTAA
- a CDS encoding FGGY-family carbohydrate kinase, translating to MSELVLGIDLGTGGARAMVVASNGRLVAKVAADRDAAVKSAFQGHEQIPHIWWLNVLSCLAQLTAELPRQGLALRDVRGLAVDGTSGTLVAVNALGEPVRHALMYNDPRATAEADALNELAGAWCRAAGYRIESSFAIAKALWMQRHEEAAFAETARLIHQSDYIVGQLTGNFAVTDYSNALKTGYDLARNAWPDWMARLPGVAERLPAVVAPGRILGTVSAKAAAVTGLPVGLAVVAGATDGVAAALAAGLRNVGDYNATLGTTLVFKGMSTRPTNDPSGLIYAHKLPGERWLPGAASNCGSAWIRAWFPGRPVEELDRAARAYLPSRLVAYPLVGRGERFPFRSATAERFCDPRPASDDEAFAAYLTGTALVERAAYEILDRVCGTSRGDVYSTGGGSKSDIWMQCRADITRRVMHRVSVPESAFGSAILAAAGTLFSSLDEATSAMAHSARTFEPAPQAAADSDDLYLRFRGQLQQRGYLAERGKDPGSA from the coding sequence ATGAGCGAGCTCGTACTTGGCATCGATCTCGGCACGGGGGGCGCGCGTGCCATGGTGGTCGCCTCGAATGGCCGCCTTGTGGCGAAAGTGGCGGCCGATCGCGACGCGGCAGTGAAATCAGCATTCCAGGGCCACGAGCAAATACCCCACATCTGGTGGTTGAATGTGCTTTCCTGTCTCGCGCAGCTCACAGCCGAGCTGCCCCGCCAAGGTTTAGCGCTGCGTGACGTGCGCGGCCTGGCCGTCGATGGCACATCCGGAACCTTGGTGGCCGTCAATGCCCTCGGCGAACCGGTGCGGCACGCCTTGATGTACAACGATCCGCGGGCGACGGCCGAGGCCGACGCGCTGAACGAGTTGGCCGGCGCGTGGTGCCGCGCGGCTGGCTACCGTATCGAGTCCTCGTTTGCGATCGCAAAAGCATTGTGGATGCAAAGGCATGAAGAGGCCGCCTTTGCCGAAACGGCTCGACTCATTCATCAGTCCGATTACATCGTTGGCCAACTGACTGGCAACTTTGCCGTGACCGATTACAGCAATGCACTCAAGACCGGCTACGACCTGGCCCGGAATGCATGGCCAGATTGGATGGCTCGCCTACCTGGTGTTGCCGAACGTTTGCCGGCTGTCGTGGCGCCGGGCCGTATCCTGGGGACCGTTTCGGCGAAGGCGGCCGCCGTGACGGGCTTGCCGGTGGGGCTGGCGGTCGTCGCAGGTGCCACCGACGGTGTCGCGGCAGCGCTCGCTGCCGGGCTGCGAAACGTCGGCGATTACAACGCCACGCTCGGCACGACGTTGGTGTTCAAAGGCATGAGCACCCGGCCGACAAACGATCCGAGCGGGTTGATTTACGCGCACAAGTTGCCCGGAGAGCGCTGGCTGCCAGGCGCCGCGAGCAATTGCGGGTCGGCGTGGATTCGTGCGTGGTTTCCCGGACGGCCGGTCGAGGAGCTTGATCGCGCAGCGCGTGCGTATCTTCCCAGCCGGCTCGTGGCATACCCGCTGGTAGGTCGAGGAGAGCGTTTTCCTTTTCGATCAGCCACGGCCGAACGTTTTTGCGATCCTCGACCAGCCAGTGATGACGAGGCCTTCGCCGCGTATCTGACGGGTACGGCGCTGGTGGAACGCGCGGCGTACGAGATCCTGGATCGCGTTTGTGGAACATCGCGCGGTGATGTTTACAGTACGGGGGGCGGCAGCAAAAGCGATATCTGGATGCAATGCCGCGCCGATATCACGCGGCGCGTCATGCACCGGGTGAGCGTCCCTGAATCGGCCTTCGGAAGTGCGATTCTGGCGGCGGCAGGAACGCTCTTTTCATCGCTCGATGAGGCCACGTCTGCCATGGCGCACAGCGCGCGAACATTCGAGCCAGCGCCCCAGGCCGCGGCCGATTCCGACGATCTTTATCTGCGCTTCCGCGGCCAATTGCAGCAGCGCGGCTATCTGGCCGAGCGGGGGAAAGATCCTGGATCGGCGTAG
- a CDS encoding dockerin type I domain-containing protein, with translation MIQRSRILLFGTLRGFAASLAVALLAANAAKADITWVLQPSSALTISGQLGLSVNNTITELYNMAPETDNSVALFPGFTNSLSTFSAGTLTSIGNNFLSSLNFGDEPDNSQITLATAQTVVQNSGNLLPNPVNPTTPPNYGSPAAQNLGAALVPVPGYPQDTNDGGRVSVYNGWGTISSGTGPQVGGTGPHTAVPSPVDSTGHFNAANMAITGQFDLQPSVNFSFIKLAVPVVTASGTVSAPAGTNVDGFISRANGGDYVLHVPLPAFDSSGTTGAFYYNINLNYNLVATANIAHGDANFDGIVNSQDLAAVSSNWLVSNASGMASGDVNGDGIVNSQDLALISSNWLGGTPALPAGVLAPIPGGGTPGTSGDPNTAQAVPEPGTWALLALGSLSLLWYRRRIRH, from the coding sequence ATGATTCAACGTTCGAGAATACTGCTTTTCGGAACACTGCGCGGATTCGCAGCGTCGCTGGCAGTCGCTTTGCTCGCGGCCAATGCCGCCAAGGCCGACATCACCTGGGTCTTGCAACCTAGTTCGGCCCTGACGATCTCGGGTCAGCTCGGACTCTCGGTCAACAATACCATCACCGAGCTCTACAACATGGCTCCGGAAACCGACAACAGCGTCGCGTTGTTTCCGGGTTTCACCAACAGCTTGTCGACGTTCAGTGCCGGCACGCTGACGTCGATCGGCAATAATTTTTTGAGCAGTCTCAATTTCGGAGACGAGCCCGATAACAGCCAGATCACTCTCGCGACCGCCCAGACCGTCGTGCAGAATTCCGGTAACCTGTTGCCGAACCCCGTCAATCCCACGACGCCTCCGAATTACGGTAGCCCGGCTGCGCAGAACCTTGGCGCGGCGTTGGTGCCAGTTCCCGGCTATCCCCAAGACACAAACGACGGCGGCCGGGTGAGCGTCTACAATGGCTGGGGAACGATCAGCAGCGGCACCGGGCCACAGGTGGGCGGAACCGGCCCTCACACCGCGGTCCCCTCGCCCGTCGACTCGACGGGCCATTTCAATGCGGCCAACATGGCGATTACCGGCCAGTTCGACTTGCAGCCTTCGGTTAATTTCAGTTTTATCAAGCTTGCCGTGCCCGTGGTTACAGCGAGCGGAACCGTCAGCGCACCGGCAGGCACGAACGTCGATGGCTTCATCTCCCGCGCCAACGGTGGCGACTATGTCTTGCACGTCCCGCTTCCGGCCTTCGACAGCTCGGGCACGACAGGCGCCTTTTATTACAACATCAACCTGAACTACAACCTTGTCGCGACGGCGAATATCGCCCACGGTGATGCCAACTTCGACGGAATCGTCAACAGCCAAGATCTGGCAGCGGTTTCCAGCAACTGGCTGGTCTCGAATGCCTCTGGTATGGCCTCGGGCGATGTCAACGGCGACGGCATTGTCAACAGTCAGGACCTGGCATTGATCTCCAGCAACTGGCTCGGCGGAACGCCCGCTCTTCCGGCAGGCGTCCTCGCGCCCATTCCCGGCGGCGGTACGCCAGGCACCTCGGGCGATCCCAATACGGCGCAAGCAGTTCCTGAGCCGGGCACCTGGGCATTGCTCGCGCTGGGTAGCTTGAGTCTACTTTGGTATCGACGACGAATTCGGCACTGA
- a CDS encoding protein-L-isoaspartate(D-aspartate) O-methyltransferase: protein MLATHTQISHADDSKAALAHMVQADVIGAGIKNPRVIEAMRATPRQEFVPPAQRAWAFDDMALPIGEGQSISPPFVVAYMTEQLDPQPTDRVLEIGTGSGYQAAVLSHLVRDVYTIEIQEPLGKRADAVLKQLGYQNVHRRVGDGYQGWPEAAPFDKIIVTCSPEKVPQPLVDQLREGGLLIVPVGERFQQNLYLFRKTSGKLEGQALEPTMFVPMTGAAERQRLVQPDGAHPTLVGGSFERQSPETRAPEGWYYLRHARLEADTSAPDGKQVITFTNDIPGRNARALQALAIDGRVASSLEISLWARGRDVHAGRTPEEQPCLAIVFFGEDRTPVGRGSIGNFSGTFAWRQVSDSVAVPRAARMAIIWIGLLGGTGELAFDAITLQSHDLPASLRTISKAAGEKK, encoded by the coding sequence GTGCTCGCGACCCACACGCAGATTTCCCACGCCGACGATTCGAAGGCGGCGCTGGCCCACATGGTCCAGGCCGACGTGATCGGCGCGGGCATCAAGAATCCGCGCGTGATCGAAGCCATGCGCGCGACGCCGCGCCAGGAATTCGTTCCGCCCGCCCAGCGCGCATGGGCCTTCGACGACATGGCGTTGCCCATCGGCGAAGGGCAGTCCATCTCGCCGCCATTTGTCGTTGCCTACATGACCGAGCAGCTCGATCCGCAGCCGACGGACCGCGTGCTCGAGATCGGCACCGGCAGCGGCTATCAGGCGGCGGTGCTTAGCCACCTCGTACGCGATGTATACACCATCGAAATCCAAGAGCCGCTCGGCAAGCGGGCAGACGCGGTGCTCAAACAATTGGGCTACCAAAACGTGCATCGCCGCGTCGGCGACGGTTACCAAGGCTGGCCCGAGGCCGCGCCTTTCGACAAGATCATCGTCACCTGCTCGCCGGAAAAAGTGCCGCAACCGCTCGTGGACCAGTTGCGCGAGGGAGGCTTGTTGATCGTGCCGGTCGGTGAGCGATTTCAACAGAATCTCTATTTGTTTCGCAAGACCAGCGGCAAGCTGGAGGGCCAGGCTCTCGAGCCGACCATGTTCGTGCCCATGACGGGCGCGGCCGAACGGCAGCGGCTGGTACAGCCCGATGGTGCGCATCCAACGCTCGTGGGCGGCAGCTTCGAGCGCCAGTCGCCCGAGACACGTGCGCCCGAGGGATGGTACTACCTCCGCCATGCACGATTGGAAGCCGACACAAGCGCGCCCGATGGCAAGCAGGTGATCACTTTCACCAATGACATTCCTGGCCGTAACGCCCGTGCCCTGCAGGCGCTGGCCATCGACGGCCGGGTCGCTTCATCCCTTGAGATTTCCCTGTGGGCGCGCGGGCGAGACGTTCATGCGGGACGCACGCCGGAGGAGCAGCCGTGCCTGGCGATCGTCTTCTTTGGCGAAGATCGAACGCCCGTTGGCCGCGGCTCGATCGGAAACTTCAGCGGCACTTTCGCCTGGCGGCAAGTATCCGATAGCGTCGCGGTGCCCCGTGCAGCGCGGATGGCCATTATCTGGATTGGCCTGCTCGGCGGAACGGGTGAACTTGCTTTCGACGCGATTACCCTGCAGAGTCATGATTTGCCTGCGTCGCTTCGGACTATCTCGAAGGCGGCCGGCGAGAAGAAATAA
- the metF gene encoding methylenetetrahydrofolate reductase [NAD(P)H] yields the protein MRIADAYGPGKLGLSFELFPPKTPAGEQELFRHLVDLVAFEPAYITCTYGALGSTQSKTLEVVERVRREFGCPVASHLTCVGSTIPALRDYLREAAERGVSNIVALRGDPPKGETEFQPVAGGLRYANELVALVRGEFPAFGIAVAGYPETHQEAPSPEIDLQNLKRKVDAGADIVITQLFYDNEDFFRFRDRCAKIGIRVPIVPGVLPVTNLAQIRRITGMCGARLPEAFVADLEAHDGSPDDQFEVGVDFATAQVQALLDSGVPGIHFYVLNKSTATCRVLRAVTRPA from the coding sequence ATGCGAATCGCTGACGCCTACGGCCCGGGCAAGCTTGGGCTGTCGTTTGAGTTGTTTCCGCCGAAAACTCCGGCCGGCGAACAGGAGTTGTTCCGCCACCTGGTGGACCTGGTGGCGTTCGAGCCGGCGTATATCACTTGCACGTACGGGGCGTTGGGCTCGACCCAGTCGAAGACGTTAGAGGTGGTCGAGCGCGTGCGGCGCGAGTTCGGCTGCCCCGTGGCGTCGCATTTGACGTGCGTCGGGTCGACGATTCCGGCGCTCCGCGATTATCTCCGCGAAGCGGCCGAGCGCGGCGTCTCGAACATCGTGGCTTTGCGCGGCGATCCCCCCAAGGGCGAGACCGAGTTTCAACCGGTTGCGGGCGGTCTGCGCTATGCCAATGAGTTGGTGGCGCTGGTGCGCGGCGAATTCCCAGCGTTCGGCATCGCCGTGGCGGGCTATCCTGAAACCCACCAGGAGGCGCCGAGTCCCGAAATCGATCTGCAGAACCTGAAGCGCAAAGTCGACGCGGGCGCCGACATCGTGATCACGCAGTTGTTCTACGACAACGAGGATTTCTTCCGCTTCCGCGACCGATGCGCGAAGATCGGCATCCGCGTGCCCATCGTTCCCGGCGTCCTGCCGGTCACGAATTTGGCGCAAATCCGGCGTATCACCGGAATGTGCGGAGCGCGACTGCCCGAGGCCTTCGTCGCCGACCTCGAGGCGCACGACGGCAGTCCGGACGATCAGTTCGAGGTGGGCGTCGACTTCGCCACGGCACAGGTCCAGGCGCTGCTGGACAGCGGCGTGCCCGGCATTCACTTTTATGTATTGAACAAGTCTACCGCCACGTGCCGCGTATTGCGCGCGGTGACGCGCCCGGCTTAA
- a CDS encoding putative sugar nucleotidyl transferase, with protein MSILLFEDDQVTQLYPITIGRPAFAISCGSFRLIDRVLALGSQVQVRVRPHLRAVHAADYPAAEISRAVDKPLLLVNARLVPSTGALQQLKALSEAGRPCRVDCGAYLAAAVLPGGTPLPPADAPHGDFLTLVQRAELPLVEANLPLFDYPHDVVRHHLSSLPDSLAERLAEAQYREVADGVFLAEGAALGQHVVTDTRKGPIVLERNATVGPYCFLSGPAHLGPGARVIEHAAIKDGVSLGHTTKIGGEIEGSIIEPYTNKQHHGFLGHSYLGSWVNLGAGTCNSDLKNTYGQVNMEYWGHRVPTGMQFIGTIVGDYAKSAINTGIFTGKTIGACSMLYGFVTTNVPSFVNYARLFGQVTEAPVDVMVATQARMFARRNVSQRPCDIQLLYDMYELTRHERQLAGEPLSL; from the coding sequence TCAGGTAACGCAACTGTATCCGATCACCATCGGCCGGCCCGCGTTCGCAATCTCTTGCGGCAGTTTTCGATTGATCGATCGCGTGCTTGCACTCGGGTCACAAGTTCAGGTCCGCGTGAGACCTCATCTACGGGCGGTACATGCGGCAGACTACCCGGCCGCTGAAATATCGCGGGCCGTCGACAAGCCGCTTCTGCTCGTCAATGCGCGCCTGGTTCCTTCGACCGGTGCCTTGCAGCAACTGAAAGCATTGAGCGAAGCGGGCCGGCCCTGCCGCGTCGATTGCGGCGCCTATCTGGCCGCCGCCGTGCTGCCAGGTGGAACGCCGCTGCCTCCGGCCGATGCCCCGCACGGGGATTTCTTGACCCTGGTCCAGCGCGCGGAATTGCCTTTGGTCGAGGCCAATCTCCCGCTATTCGACTACCCGCACGATGTCGTCCGGCATCACTTGTCGAGTCTGCCAGACAGCCTGGCCGAGCGGCTTGCCGAAGCACAATATCGCGAGGTGGCCGACGGCGTCTTTCTGGCCGAGGGCGCCGCGCTAGGGCAGCACGTTGTCACCGACACCCGTAAAGGCCCCATCGTTCTGGAGCGGAATGCCACGGTCGGCCCGTACTGCTTTCTCAGCGGTCCGGCCCATCTGGGACCGGGCGCGCGAGTCATTGAACACGCCGCGATCAAGGACGGCGTCAGCCTGGGGCACACGACGAAAATCGGCGGCGAGATCGAGGGCTCGATCATCGAGCCGTACACCAACAAGCAGCATCACGGTTTTCTGGGCCACAGCTACTTGGGAAGCTGGGTCAATCTCGGAGCCGGCACCTGCAATAGCGATCTGAAAAACACCTACGGGCAGGTGAACATGGAATATTGGGGCCACCGCGTGCCGACCGGCATGCAATTCATCGGCACCATCGTCGGCGATTACGCGAAATCGGCGATCAACACCGGCATTTTCACGGGCAAGACCATCGGGGCGTGCAGCATGCTGTACGGCTTCGTGACGACGAATGTCCCGAGCTTCGTCAATTACGCCCGGCTGTTCGGCCAGGTGACCGAGGCCCCGGTCGACGTGATGGTGGCCACGCAAGCCCGGATGTTCGCGCGCCGCAACGTCAGCCAGCGTCCTTGTGATATTCAGTTGCTGTACGATATGTATGAACTGACGCGTCACGAGCGGCAGTTGGCCGGCGAGCCGCTTTCGCTGTGA